Proteins encoded in a region of the Oncorhynchus gorbuscha isolate QuinsamMale2020 ecotype Even-year linkage group LG16, OgorEven_v1.0, whole genome shotgun sequence genome:
- the LOC123999331 gene encoding hemoglobin subunit alpha-1-like, with protein sequence MSLTAKDKSVVKAFWGKIGGKADVLGAEALGRMLTAYPQTKTYFSHWADLSPGSGPVKNHGGIIMGAIGKAVGLMDDLVGGMSALSDLHAFKLRVDPGNFKILSHNILVTLAIHFPTDFTPEVHIAVDKFLAALSAALADKYR encoded by the exons ATGAGTCTGACAGCAAAGGACAAATCTGTGGTCAAGGCCTTCTGGGGCAAGATTGGTGGAAAGGCAGATGTCCTCGGCGCTGAGGCTTTGGGGAG GATGCTGACTGCTTACCCCCAGACTAAGACCTACTTCTCCCACTGGGCTGACCTGAGCCCCGGCTCTGGGCCAGTCAAGAACCATGGAGGCATCATCATGGGTGCAATTGGTAAAGCAGTCGGACTGATGGACGACCTCGTAGGGGGAATGAGTGCTCTCAGTGATCTGCACGCCTTCAAGCTGCGCGTTGACCCTGGAAACTTCAAG ATCCTGTCCCACAACATCCTTGTGACCCTGGCTATTCACTTCCCTACGGATTTCACTCCCGAAGTGCACATTGCTGTGGATAAATTCCTTGCAGCCTTGTCCGCTGCCCTGGCTGACAAATACAGATAA